The following are encoded in a window of uncultured Methanobrevibacter sp. genomic DNA:
- a CDS encoding type II toxin-antitoxin system VapC family toxin codes for MIFLDSSFITAMFNDRDSNHQKAKQLLKAVPEINTEPKAINNIVFNEVLNKLNKPYYHAKREEILNFLYGLDKIYFVKEKHYNEAVNLMKYYKYTVNYSDCLILLSLKKTI; via the coding sequence ATGATATTTTTAGACAGCAGTTTTATAACTGCAATGTTCAATGACAGAGATAGTAATCATCAAAAAGCAAAACAACTGCTAAAAGCAGTACCAGAAATAAATACTGAACCCAAAGCCATAAACAATATAGTATTCAATGAAGTATTGAACAAACTAAATAAACCATATTATCATGCTAAAAGAGAAGAAATATTGAATTTCTTATATGGGTTGGATAAGATATATTTCGTAAAAGAAAAACACTACAACGAAGCAGTTAACTTAATGAAATATTATAAATACACAGTTAACTACAGTGACTGTTTAATACTTTTATCTCTAAAGAAAACAATATGA
- a CDS encoding lectin like domain-containing protein → MKINKVLFVVSLMIVMMSCLSTISASYNENMNLMSHADSISMNINEQSTEFDDYNNLLVSENNDASIESHDYHDLIGNDDENSNDDSDDNEDEDEDSDDDSEDNEDDNEDDNEDDDEDSDDDLDDDDIDEYFESFNSTNEYLNFIKYLIKEKGFKFNNHLEDEDGDIGYSLYATQTTTGKLYDGRTINIHRGYEYYIPINQRVGHVLNTYYPDIIYERFNKYLVDELYLGWLKWEENYTLSLDVPGEINNVLSTPSIEKFSDLPSSYDSRNVNGQNYVTSVKNQYDTNNCWAFASIAALESYLLKNERISYDFSDLDISDYDFSENNLKNVMSSLGEYGADYDVNDGNLLSMPLAYFIRWSGPVLEQQDQYIDDDVIEDYKAIKHVQKIKYISPRKNSKDNDEIKQAIYEYGSVVTSIYWNNSIFYEKDENYYFFSEPPKNATWHAICIVGWDDNYPKSNFRAQTENMEDGAFIVKNSYGSNVGDNGYYYVSYYDTTLARSFISTMGGATGFAFTSVENNTNFGKNYHYSPLGVNIWYNTKLSQAMYANQWTANSNETLTACGVYVNEAVNCSVYVLIDNHQIGNPTSIQLNYSGFHTINLNTPINITKGRTYKVAVLISSNNGTVSFPIEAPGYPYSKVSSNVNESFYFSNGIWEDLNPNGSNKLNFALHAYTEYRDLIPTKIEANDLSMIDGENKNIIATLFDVNNTRLKNFELTFIIDDEEHVVMTNDEGQASITINSNYNPGTYNVRIHFFGNDKYDDVRKTIKLIINQKKNVKKNVKKNVNINLNDVKIGNSIKVTLTSDGKSLKNKKITYKLGSKTYKNKKLNKNGEFIINKKLVKNPLKITVIFKGDDNYNPRTKSAYVYQEIKKLKGLKKKVKYNGQLKLSLNTKKKLNVYFKLSKKIYKIKFNKNGEASFKIGKYNFKKGKTYNIKFYSKSKLYRVNVNHKLTIMKS, encoded by the coding sequence ATGAAAATAAACAAAGTATTATTTGTAGTTTCTTTAATGATAGTAATGATGTCTTGTCTTAGCACAATTAGTGCATCATATAATGAAAATATGAATTTAATGTCACATGCAGATTCAATTTCAATGAATATTAATGAACAATCAACAGAGTTTGACGATTACAATAATTTACTTGTTTCTGAAAATAATGATGCAAGTATTGAAAGTCATGATTATCATGATTTAATAGGAAATGATGATGAGAATTCAAATGATGACTCAGATGATAATGAGGATGAAGATGAAGATTCTGATGATGACTCAGAGGATAATGAGGATGATAATGAGGATGATAATGAGGATGATGATGAAGATTCTGATGATGACTTAGATGATGATGACATTGATGAATATTTTGAATCTTTTAATTCAACTAATGAATATTTGAATTTTATCAAATATTTAATTAAAGAAAAAGGATTCAAATTTAATAATCATTTGGAAGATGAAGATGGAGATATTGGATACTCTCTTTATGCAACCCAAACAACTACCGGAAAATTATATGACGGTCGTACAATAAATATACATAGAGGTTATGAGTATTATATCCCTATAAATCAAAGAGTAGGTCATGTTTTAAATACCTATTATCCAGATATTATTTATGAACGTTTTAATAAATATTTGGTTGATGAATTATATTTAGGTTGGTTAAAATGGGAAGAAAACTATACCTTATCTTTAGATGTGCCTGGTGAGATAAATAATGTTCTTTCAACTCCTTCAATTGAAAAATTTTCAGATTTACCTTCAAGTTATGATTCAAGAAATGTTAATGGACAAAACTATGTTACTTCTGTAAAAAACCAATATGATACTAACAATTGTTGGGCGTTTGCATCAATTGCAGCATTAGAATCATATTTGCTAAAAAATGAAAGAATATCATATGATTTTTCAGATTTAGATATTTCTGATTATGATTTTTCTGAAAACAATTTGAAAAATGTGATGAGTTCTCTTGGGGAATATGGTGCAGATTATGATGTCAATGATGGTAATTTGTTATCTATGCCTCTTGCTTATTTTATTCGTTGGAGTGGCCCAGTTTTAGAACAACAGGATCAATATATTGATGATGATGTTATTGAAGATTATAAAGCTATAAAACATGTTCAAAAAATTAAATATATCTCACCCCGCAAGAATTCAAAAGATAATGATGAAATTAAACAGGCAATATACGAATATGGAAGTGTTGTTACTTCTATATATTGGAATAATTCTATTTTCTATGAGAAGGATGAGAATTATTATTTTTTCTCTGAACCTCCAAAAAATGCAACATGGCATGCAATATGTATTGTTGGCTGGGATGACAATTATCCTAAATCGAACTTCAGAGCTCAAACAGAGAATATGGAAGATGGTGCTTTTATTGTGAAAAATAGTTATGGTTCAAATGTTGGGGATAATGGTTATTATTATGTATCTTATTATGATACTACATTAGCCCGTTCTTTTATAAGTACAATGGGCGGAGCAACAGGATTTGCATTTACTTCAGTTGAAAACAATACTAATTTTGGTAAAAATTATCATTATTCTCCGTTAGGGGTAAATATATGGTATAATACTAAATTATCTCAAGCAATGTATGCCAATCAATGGACAGCCAATTCTAATGAAACATTAACTGCATGCGGCGTTTATGTTAATGAGGCTGTTAATTGTAGTGTTTATGTCCTTATAGATAATCACCAAATTGGCAATCCCACAAGTATACAACTTAATTATTCGGGATTTCACACAATTAATCTTAATACTCCCATAAATATAACCAAAGGTCGAACATATAAAGTTGCAGTTTTAATATCCTCCAATAATGGAACTGTATCATTTCCAATTGAAGCCCCGGGGTATCCTTATTCTAAGGTATCTTCAAATGTTAATGAATCATTTTATTTTAGCAATGGAATATGGGAAGATTTAAATCCTAATGGATCGAATAAATTAAACTTTGCATTACACGCATATACTGAATATAGAGATTTAATTCCTACTAAAATTGAAGCAAATGATTTGAGCATGATTGATGGTGAAAATAAAAATATTATAGCCACATTATTTGATGTAAATAATACACGATTGAAAAATTTTGAATTAACATTTATTATCGATGATGAAGAGCATGTTGTTATGACTAATGATGAAGGTCAAGCTTCAATAACAATTAATAGCAATTATAATCCTGGAACATATAACGTTCGTATTCATTTCTTTGGCAATGACAAATACGATGATGTTCGTAAAACTATAAAATTAATAATAAATCAAAAAAAGAATGTTAAAAAGAATGTTAAAAAGAATGTTAATATTAATTTAAATGATGTTAAAATTGGTAATTCTATAAAAGTTACTTTAACCTCCGATGGAAAATCGTTGAAAAATAAAAAAATAACATATAAACTTGGTTCAAAAACTTATAAAAATAAAAAATTAAATAAAAATGGAGAATTTATTATTAATAAAAAATTAGTAAAAAATCCCCTTAAAATCACAGTCATATTTAAAGGAGATGACAATTATAATCCAAGAACCAAATCTGCATATGTTTATCAAGAAATTAAAAAATTAAAGGGTTTAAAAAAGAAAGTAAAATATAATGGGCAGCTTAAATTAAGTTTAAATACGAAAAAAAAATTAAATGTATATTTCAAATTATCTAAAAAAATATATAAAATTAAATTTAATAAAAATGGTGAAGCCAGTTTTAAAATTGGAAAATATAATTTTAAAAAAGGTAAAACATATAACATAAAATTTTATTCAAAAAGTAAATTATATCGAGTGAATGTTAATCATAAGCTAACCATTATGAAGAGTTAA
- a CDS encoding right-handed parallel beta-helix repeat-containing protein — MCILLTTSFVSANENSTDKFQNEDNILLKDDNDYKNFTDLSKEIDDLNKTELILNNDYSYQKGDNDEGIIINRSLTIDGQGHIIDGNQNSKIFIIKAKNVTLKNIKFINGNARLGSAGAVLFEVNSTGNIINSTFINNQAWAGGAIFFNENTIANIVNSSFINNKAGDGGAIFQDSYSLTSIKNCVFNNNSANISPTSGNGGAILYSLNSSSTVENSSFINNYATRYGGSLSILKDTNLRVNSSSFKNNRAYYGGALYHMDHSNSTISNSFFENNEAQKRGGSIYYTWTHNSVFNSTFIKNKSEYGGAIYNNKGKNNIIENSTFIQNSAKNGGGVYYKDEGKSIINNSTFIENNAEYGAGVYYLNNETQGIVNNSMFIRNYNQDGSNIYGGNEYNSTIIKITPNIILNPLTYFYKSIEYLKIFFKGYMDSPITNTSVTVEITGVIKSIKTTNSQGEVNLLVKNLRPGKYKIIISFKGNHNYYDAVFNQNLIIKKIPVKITANNKKFKLKKKHKKYKVILKDNKGKPIKNAKIRLIVKKIGKKHHKKSKSNKKSKSKKKNIVKTNKYGKATFKLKLTKKGKYSAKIVYNGDAYFNKTVKKIKINIK, encoded by the coding sequence ATGTGTATCCTTTTAACAACATCATTTGTAAGTGCAAATGAAAATAGTACAGATAAATTTCAAAATGAAGATAATATACTTTTAAAAGATGATAATGACTACAAAAATTTCACAGATTTAAGCAAAGAAATTGATGATTTAAATAAAACCGAACTCATATTAAATAATGATTATTCCTACCAAAAAGGAGACAATGATGAAGGAATTATCATTAATCGAAGTTTAACAATTGATGGGCAAGGACATATAATTGATGGAAATCAAAATTCAAAAATCTTTATCATTAAAGCGAAAAATGTAACATTAAAAAATATCAAATTCATCAATGGTAATGCGAGATTGGGAAGTGCTGGTGCAGTACTTTTTGAAGTTAATTCCACTGGAAATATTATAAATTCCACTTTTATTAATAATCAAGCATGGGCAGGAGGAGCAATATTTTTCAATGAAAATACAATAGCCAATATTGTTAATAGCAGTTTTATAAACAATAAAGCAGGTGATGGTGGAGCAATTTTTCAAGACTCATATTCACTGACCTCAATAAAAAATTGTGTTTTTAACAACAATTCTGCTAATATAAGTCCAACTTCCGGTAATGGAGGAGCAATTCTCTATAGTCTCAATAGTAGCAGTACTGTTGAAAATTCAAGTTTCATAAACAATTATGCAACACGATATGGTGGATCACTCAGTATTTTAAAAGACACTAATTTGAGAGTAAACTCATCTAGTTTCAAAAATAACAGAGCATATTATGGAGGTGCATTATATCATATGGATCATTCTAATTCCACTATTTCAAATTCATTTTTTGAAAACAATGAAGCACAAAAAAGAGGTGGATCAATATATTATACTTGGACCCATAATAGCGTTTTTAACTCCACATTTATCAAAAATAAATCAGAATACGGTGGTGCAATTTACAACAATAAAGGAAAAAATAATATAATTGAAAATTCCACATTTATTCAAAATTCTGCAAAAAATGGTGGTGGTGTATATTATAAAGATGAAGGTAAATCCATTATAAATAACTCCACCTTCATTGAGAATAATGCCGAATATGGTGCGGGAGTATACTACCTCAACAATGAAACTCAGGGCATTGTGAATAACTCAATGTTCATTAGAAACTATAATCAAGATGGGAGTAATATATATGGGGGAAATGAATATAACAGTACAATCATAAAAATAACTCCAAATATTATTTTAAATCCATTAACATATTTTTATAAAAGTATAGAATACTTAAAAATTTTCTTTAAAGGATATATGGATTCTCCAATTACAAATACTTCTGTCACTGTAGAAATTACAGGCGTAATAAAATCTATCAAAACTACAAATTCTCAGGGAGAAGTTAATTTATTAGTAAAAAATCTACGACCAGGCAAGTATAAAATAATAATTTCATTTAAAGGCAATCATAATTATTATGATGCTGTTTTTAATCAAAATTTAATCATTAAAAAAATACCTGTTAAGATTACGGCCAATAATAAAAAATTCAAACTAAAAAAGAAACATAAAAAATATAAAGTTATTTTAAAAGATAATAAAGGAAAACCAATTAAAAATGCGAAAATTAGGTTGATTGTGAAAAAAATAGGTAAAAAACATCATAAGAAATCAAAATCCAATAAAAAATCCAAATCCAAAAAGAAAAACATTGTAAAAACAAATAAGTATGGAAAAGCTACTTTTAAACTTAAATTAACTAAAAAAGGAAAATATTCTGCCAAAATTGTATATAATGGAGATGCATATTTCAATAAAACAGTAAAAAAAATTAAAATAAACATTAAATAG
- a CDS encoding right-handed parallel beta-helix repeat-containing protein, protein MAVVSANEDNSTTVISDSFNETFTVSSVEIQEDIADNHSLGEADTPDLTININQDNVDDYFVGGTLKSSYAYANLFISEDMDGLGILKIEASNVTINANNHTLKNTVFSIEASGVTLSNVILNVSQEFEDNDNAAILIWDADDVGIYNTVINYIVPRDISAYGIYSEGTNRNLINNLRLINNTVNFIADNPYEGRDFALCLEYSNNAIVENNTVNARLPLRTVVFTGTTAMMYSEFALAVGIGNCDNLTFNNNIVDCEVNRRTECSDPTLDAVFICDSKDARITNNTIRLTDFITYKDEPNYLYALDVYRDDNLLIEGNNIHVETSGGAFAAGTAYPIQLTGPASGVIIQYNDIYSKSNGPNIGIYSQNFNGENYLTILNNHMNITGLAGNHSWALVAGIEAQDDNDVVMNNVIELHNIRQTSRDDNIYGISYSQETDGRHSYRVVNNTVISDGYYLAHMLDADNTTVTNNTLVRTDKYSDTDYDPFKRGKAIGEGTDESKNNDFSGNRVITVFEYGLENQGDEVDGGDEFDYTPPENVNGRTNVINGSGILPDKPGFPGGNPLLPGGNGGGSINTGGNSPGGFNSPDSADGDNGFKGFPDLSGDNGESLSRKTNQGTDTKTVNSFNNDGTASNSYNNNVVASENSTSSETPSVNGMTSSGRSSSSASSAGAGGSSGASQDVSKAYEISKNIVENGPDDILKFIALAVVCEILLVVGYRRKESEDITD, encoded by the coding sequence TTGGCGGTCGTTTCGGCTAATGAAGACAATTCCACTACTGTAATCTCTGATTCGTTTAATGAGACTTTCACAGTCTCATCGGTGGAAATTCAGGAAGACATTGCGGACAATCATAGTTTAGGTGAAGCTGACACTCCAGACTTAACGATTAATATCAATCAGGACAACGTTGATGATTATTTTGTAGGGGGAACACTGAAGTCCTCTTACGCTTATGCTAATTTATTCATATCAGAGGATATGGATGGCCTTGGCATATTGAAAATCGAGGCAAGCAACGTTACAATTAACGCTAATAACCATACATTGAAAAACACTGTTTTCAGCATTGAAGCCAGTGGAGTAACATTGAGCAATGTTATTTTGAATGTAAGTCAAGAGTTTGAAGACAATGACAATGCGGCAATACTGATTTGGGATGCAGATGATGTGGGAATTTACAATACTGTTATAAACTACATTGTCCCAAGGGATATCAGTGCATATGGAATATACAGTGAGGGGACAAACAGGAATTTGATTAACAATTTGAGGCTAATCAACAATACAGTCAATTTCATTGCCGATAATCCGTATGAGGGTCGAGATTTTGCATTGTGTTTGGAGTATTCGAATAATGCTATTGTTGAAAACAATACTGTTAATGCAAGGTTGCCTTTAAGGACTGTTGTTTTTACAGGAACTACTGCAATGATGTATTCCGAATTTGCACTTGCAGTGGGCATAGGCAACTGTGACAATCTGACATTCAACAACAACATTGTCGATTGTGAGGTCAACAGGAGAACCGAGTGCAGCGATCCTACTTTGGATGCGGTGTTCATATGCGATTCTAAGGATGCAAGGATTACAAACAACACCATCCGTCTTACGGATTTCATCACATACAAGGATGAGCCCAACTATCTTTATGCGTTGGATGTTTATCGTGATGACAATCTTTTGATTGAAGGCAATAATATTCATGTTGAAACCAGCGGAGGTGCTTTTGCTGCCGGAACCGCTTATCCTATTCAGCTGACAGGGCCTGCCAGTGGAGTCATTATTCAGTACAATGACATCTACTCCAAAAGCAACGGTCCCAACATCGGTATTTATTCCCAGAATTTCAACGGGGAAAACTACCTGACCATTCTCAACAATCATATGAACATTACCGGTCTTGCAGGCAATCACAGCTGGGCTTTGGTTGCAGGTATTGAGGCGCAGGATGATAATGATGTTGTCATGAACAATGTGATTGAGCTTCACAATATCAGGCAAACTTCAAGGGATGATAATATCTATGGTATTTCATATTCCCAGGAGACTGACGGAAGGCATTCATATCGTGTGGTGAACAATACCGTGATAAGTGACGGTTACTATCTTGCACATATGCTTGATGCTGACAACACTACCGTGACCAATAATACTCTGGTGAGAACTGACAAGTATTCGGATACTGATTATGATCCCTTCAAGCGTGGTAAGGCTATCGGTGAAGGAACTGATGAGTCCAAGAACAATGACTTTTCAGGAAACCGTGTAATCACTGTTTTCGAGTATGGTCTGGAGAATCAGGGCGATGAGGTTGACGGCGGTGATGAGTTTGACTACACTCCGCCTGAAAACGTCAACGGCAGGACCAATGTCATTAACGGCAGCGGCATATTGCCGGATAAGCCTGGATTCCCGGGTGGCAATCCTTTGCTTCCGGGAGGCAATGGTGGCGGTTCAATAAACACCGGCGGCAATAGTCCTGGTGGATTCAATAGTCCGGATAGTGCTGATGGTGACAATGGCTTTAAAGGTTTTCCTGACCTGAGCGGGGACAATGGTGAAAGCCTGTCACGCAAAACAAATCAGGGAACAGATACAAAAACCGTGAACTCATTCAACAATGATGGGACAGCCAGCAACTCATATAATAACAATGTGGTTGCAAGCGAAAACTCAACATCAAGTGAAACTCCAAGTGTCAACGGCATGACCTCATCTGGCAGGTCATCAAGTTCCGCTTCATCTGCCGGTGCCGGTGGAAGCAGCGGTGCATCACAGGATGTGAGTAAGGCTTATGAGATTAGCAAGAATATTGTGGAGAACGGTCCTGATGATATTTTGAAGTTCATCGCACTTGCAGTTGTTTGTGAGATATTGCTTGTTGTCGGATACAGGAGAAAGGAAAGTGAAGACATTACAGATTAA